The Sulfurimonas hydrogeniphila genome includes a window with the following:
- a CDS encoding glycosyltransferase family 2 protein: MKNPLISVIIPIYNAENYLDETIQSVLKQTYEVFELLLINHNSTDKSVSIIEEYQQQDKRIKVVNLDMNKGGPAYPRNEGLKIAKGEYIAFLDSDDVWLPEKLEKQLAFLQNNHADVVHTLAYEIDEKSELQGNFDNQKLVNFLKTVISMKNIIYYINYINVNSVLLKKSALVNFEEEKNLIAVEDWQLWIKLIRNEKKIVLLKEKLLNYRVHNASISNRETDIGYRKALYLLSLIFLKKEIPMRHYVFSSLLQICKIVFKRYSYA; encoded by the coding sequence ATGAAAAATCCTTTGATTAGTGTCATTATTCCAATATATAATGCAGAAAATTATCTAGATGAAACAATACAATCAGTGTTGAAGCAAACTTATGAGGTTTTTGAACTACTGCTTATAAATCATAATTCAACAGATAAAAGTGTTTCTATTATTGAGGAATATCAGCAGCAAGATAAAAGAATCAAGGTCGTAAATTTGGATATGAACAAAGGAGGACCAGCTTATCCTAGAAATGAGGGTTTAAAAATTGCAAAAGGTGAATATATAGCTTTCTTGGATTCTGATGATGTATGGTTGCCGGAAAAGTTAGAAAAACAATTAGCATTTTTACAAAACAATCATGCTGACGTAGTCCATACATTGGCATATGAAATTGATGAAAAATCTGAATTACAAGGAAATTTTGATAATCAAAAACTGGTTAATTTTTTAAAAACTGTTATAAGTATGAAAAATATTATTTATTATATCAATTATATAAATGTAAATTCTGTATTGTTAAAAAAAAGTGCTTTAGTTAATTTTGAAGAAGAGAAAAATTTGATTGCGGTAGAAGATTGGCAACTTTGGATAAAATTAATTAGAAATGAAAAAAAAATTGTTTTACTCAAAGAAAAGCTGTTGAATTATAGAGTTCATAATGCTTCAATTTCAAACAGAGAGACAGATATAGGTTACAGAAAAGCATTGTATTTGCTTTCATTGATTTTTTTAAAAAAAGAGATACCGATGAGACATTATGTATTTAGTTCTTTGTTACAAATTTGTAAGATTGTTTTTAAGAGATACAGTTATGCCTAA
- a CDS encoding NAD-dependent epimerase/dehydratase family protein has protein sequence MNGKKRVLVTGGTGYVGSDLVNKLLINHNIEIALVVRDSKSAIKMFGNAVIYIECNNLTEFNDSVLQFSPEIVVHLAAYSTSSDEPKDIVKLIESNIVFTSNLLIALSGCKLQLFINTGSFSEYHINNIISPTYFYSATKTSAKYIIEYYAKKNSFKFLNMILFTVYGKKNANKKIIDYAIDSLDSDEAVNMSDGKQILDFVHIDDVVNLYYNLILDFNNIKASKIDYDVGTGKCISIRDLVKTLESITNKKANIAWGANKSRKIDTIRACADIEMSQKELNYKVNISLESGLKKYIKDKI, from the coding sequence ATGAATGGTAAAAAAAGAGTTCTTGTAACTGGCGGAACCGGCTATGTTGGTTCAGATCTTGTGAATAAACTTTTAATCAATCATAATATAGAAATTGCACTGGTTGTTCGAGATTCAAAAAGTGCCATAAAAATGTTTGGGAATGCGGTTATATATATCGAATGTAATAACCTAACTGAGTTTAATGACAGTGTTTTACAATTTTCACCTGAAATTGTAGTTCATCTGGCTGCATATTCAACAAGTTCAGATGAACCAAAAGATATAGTTAAGCTAATAGAATCAAATATTGTATTTACCTCTAATCTGTTAATTGCATTATCAGGTTGCAAGTTGCAATTGTTTATAAATACAGGTTCTTTTTCCGAATATCATATCAACAATATAATAAGCCCAACATATTTTTATTCTGCTACAAAAACTTCTGCAAAATATATAATTGAGTACTATGCCAAAAAGAACTCTTTTAAATTTTTAAATATGATTTTGTTTACAGTTTATGGAAAGAAAAATGCCAATAAAAAGATTATTGATTATGCTATAGATTCTCTAGACTCGGATGAGGCTGTTAATATGAGTGATGGTAAGCAGATATTGGATTTTGTACATATAGATGATGTTGTAAACCTTTATTATAACCTTATTCTTGATTTTAATAATATTAAAGCTTCTAAAATTGACTATGACGTGGGAACAGGAAAATGTATATCAATAAGAGATTTGGTAAAGACTTTAGAAAGTATTACAAATAAAAAAGCAAATATTGCATGGGGTGCGAATAAAAGTCGTAAAATTGATACAATCAGAGCATGTGCAGATATAGAAATGTCGCAAAAAGAGTTGAATTATAAAGTGAATATTTCTTTGGAAAGTGGTTTGAAAAAATATATTAAGGATAAAATTTAA
- a CDS encoding WxcM-like domain-containing protein gives MDGVILTPLKQIYNPKGDIFHAMKKSDEGFDGFGEAYFSTIYLNDIKGWKKHTQMTLNLVVVVGEIEFVVYDEINKEFFSVKLSQKNYQRLTVKPNLWMAFKGLSESSMLLNIASIEHNPDEAINLDINEINYEW, from the coding sequence ATGGACGGAGTAATTTTAACACCGCTAAAACAGATTTATAATCCAAAAGGTGATATTTTTCATGCCATGAAAAAAAGTGATGAGGGGTTTGATGGATTTGGAGAAGCTTATTTTTCAACTATATACCTAAATGATATCAAGGGATGGAAGAAACATACTCAAATGACTTTAAATCTTGTAGTGGTTGTTGGAGAAATAGAATTTGTTGTGTATGATGAAATAAATAAAGAGTTTTTCAGTGTAAAACTTTCTCAAAAAAATTACCAAAGACTTACTGTAAAACCAAATTTGTGGATGGCTTTTAAAGGTTTAAGCGAAAGCAGTATGTTATTAAATATCGCTTCAATTGAGCATAATCCAGACGAAGCAATAAATTTAGATATTAATGAGATAAACTATGAATGGTAA
- the rfbG gene encoding CDP-glucose 4,6-dehydratase encodes MFKNVYKDKKVLVTGHTGFKGTWLTLWLLKLGAKVIGISKDIPTNPSMFEELQLQKKIKHYQEDIRNLSKMNEIIAAEAPEFLFHLAAQPIVSTSYENPIDTISSNVMGTANILEALKNSNHKCSVIIITSDKAYANVEQVWGYKEDDKMGGKDIYSGSKGAAELIIKSYYHSFFKKDNCNVKLAIGRAGNVIGGGDWAKDRIVVDCMHAWSKNQSVEIRSPEATRPWQHVLEPLSGYLNLGQVLYENNSLHGEAFNFGPRAEQNHTVKQLLADLSQYWHFTNAKDAFTITGNIPFHEAGLLKLNCDKALFYLKWQANLEYKDTIRFTSEWYYDFYNNNNNILEKTLEQINEYESMAKTRGLQWTE; translated from the coding sequence ATGTTCAAAAATGTATACAAAGATAAAAAAGTACTTGTTACCGGGCATACAGGATTTAAAGGCACATGGCTTACTCTGTGGCTTTTAAAACTTGGGGCAAAAGTTATAGGCATCTCAAAAGATATTCCGACAAATCCTTCAATGTTTGAAGAGTTACAGCTACAAAAAAAGATAAAGCATTATCAAGAGGATATAAGAAATTTATCTAAAATGAATGAAATTATAGCCGCAGAAGCGCCGGAGTTTCTTTTTCATCTGGCAGCACAGCCGATAGTTTCAACATCTTATGAAAATCCAATTGACACAATATCCTCAAATGTAATGGGAACGGCAAATATTTTAGAAGCTCTTAAAAACTCAAATCATAAATGCAGCGTTATAATTATCACAAGTGATAAAGCGTATGCCAATGTAGAACAGGTATGGGGCTACAAAGAGGATGATAAAATGGGTGGTAAAGATATTTACAGTGGTAGCAAGGGTGCTGCTGAGCTTATTATAAAATCATATTATCACTCATTTTTTAAAAAAGACAATTGTAATGTTAAGTTAGCCATTGGTAGAGCCGGAAATGTTATAGGTGGCGGAGATTGGGCAAAAGACAGGATTGTAGTTGACTGCATGCACGCTTGGAGTAAAAATCAAAGTGTGGAGATACGAAGCCCAGAAGCTACGAGACCTTGGCAGCATGTGCTTGAACCTTTAAGTGGATATTTAAATCTAGGGCAGGTTTTGTATGAAAACAACTCTTTGCATGGGGAAGCGTTTAACTTTGGACCAAGGGCAGAACAAAATCACACAGTTAAACAATTGCTTGCAGATTTAAGTCAGTATTGGCATTTTACAAATGCCAAGGATGCTTTTACTATTACAGGGAACATACCTTTTCATGAGGCAGGATTGCTAAAACTCAATTGTGACAAAGCTCTCTTTTATCTGAAATGGCAGGCAAATTTAGAGTATAAAGATACTATTAGATTTACCAGTGAGTGGTATTATGACTTTTATAACAATAATAACAATATTTTAGAAAAAACTTTGGAACAGATAAATGAATATGAAAGTATGGCAAAAACGCGAGGTTTGCAATGGACGGAGTAA
- the rfbF gene encoding glucose-1-phosphate cytidylyltransferase: MKVLLLAGGFGTRLSEETDIRPKPMVEIGGKPILWHIMKIYSEYGFNDFVILLGYKGYYIKEYFANYFLHQSDITIDMSNGKMEVLNNSSEPWKVTLLDTGLNSMTGGRIKQAQKVIGNEAFMLTYGDGVSDVNIKELVAFHKKHGKAMTMTSAQPDGRFGALNISESHQVTDFLEKPKGDGGWINAGFFVCEPKVFDYITGGDATVFEQEPLQKLAKDGEIFTFKHEGFWKPMDSLKDKNDLNKLWDEGVAPWKVWE, translated from the coding sequence ATGAAAGTATTACTGTTAGCAGGCGGTTTTGGAACAAGACTTAGTGAAGAGACAGACATAAGGCCAAAACCTATGGTTGAAATAGGGGGTAAGCCTATTTTATGGCATATTATGAAAATATATTCAGAGTATGGTTTTAATGATTTTGTTATTCTCTTAGGATATAAAGGCTATTATATTAAAGAGTATTTTGCAAACTATTTTTTACATCAAAGTGATATAACTATAGATATGTCAAATGGTAAAATGGAAGTGTTAAATAATTCAAGTGAACCATGGAAGGTAACATTGCTTGATACAGGGCTGAACTCTATGACAGGAGGACGAATTAAACAGGCACAAAAAGTTATTGGTAATGAAGCGTTTATGCTCACTTATGGAGATGGGGTAAGTGATGTAAATATAAAAGAATTGGTAGCATTTCATAAAAAACACGGTAAAGCAATGACTATGACCTCTGCTCAACCAGATGGACGTTTTGGTGCACTTAATATCTCTGAATCACATCAGGTAACAGATTTTTTAGAGAAGCCAAAGGGTGACGGTGGTTGGATAAATGCAGGGTTTTTTGTTTGCGAACCGAAAGTTTTTGACTACATTACAGGTGGAGATGCAACTGTTTTTGAGCAAGAACCACTGCAAAAACTTGCTAAAGATGGAGAAATATTTACTTTCAAACATGAAGGCTTTTGGAAGCCGATGGATAGCTTAAAAGATAAAAATGATCTTAATAAACTTTGGGATGAAGGTGTTGCCCCTTGGAAGGTATGGGAATAG
- a CDS encoding HAD family hydrolase, which translates to MIKTILWDFDGVILDSMKIKGDGFVKLFHGYDKKYLQQIEKYHYENGGVSRFDKIRYFYTDILHQDISEDEIVKLADKFARIIKMKLSNKENLIMETIEFIKANYKEYNFHIVSGAENRELNDLCKQFEITCYFLSINGSPTKKDILIANIMEKYNYKTDETILIGDAITDYNAAKKNKINFYGYNNSELKQYGNYIDTFLEFKL; encoded by the coding sequence ATGATTAAAACAATTTTATGGGATTTTGATGGTGTTATACTTGATAGTATGAAGATTAAGGGGGATGGTTTTGTAAAATTGTTCCATGGTTATGACAAAAAATATTTACAACAGATTGAGAAATATCATTATGAAAACGGTGGTGTTTCAAGATTTGATAAAATTAGATATTTTTATACTGATATTTTGCATCAAGATATTTCAGAAGATGAAATTGTAAAACTAGCAGATAAATTTGCTCGGATTATTAAAATGAAATTATCTAACAAAGAAAACTTAATTATGGAAACCATTGAATTTATAAAAGCGAATTACAAAGAATATAATTTTCATATCGTCTCAGGTGCAGAAAATCGTGAACTTAATGATTTGTGTAAACAGTTTGAAATCACATGCTATTTTTTATCAATCAATGGAAGTCCAACTAAAAAAGATATTTTAATAGCTAATATTATGGAGAAATATAATTACAAAACTGATGAAACAATATTAATCGGTGATGCCATCACAGATTATAATGCGGCTAAAAAGAATAAGATAAATTTTTATGGGTATAATAATTCAGAGTTAAAACAGTATGGAAATTATATTGATACATTTTTGGAGTTTAAACTTTGA
- a CDS encoding cyclase family protein — MLFLSYILDEHTPAYGNKNKFVQIKKSDILKGDVANDTTISTTVHIGTHIDMPYHFYEKGQTVKDFNADFWVFKKPLIVEIVQEELIINEKLTARLKNITDIGYDILIVKTGICNSRNSEKFWKENYGFHGDIYNFLIENFPSIRVFGFDSISVSSFQNRELGRESHKRFLNPQKPILLLEDMDLRSISENVQFKEIIVSPFRISQCDGLPCTVFGILHD, encoded by the coding sequence ATGTTGTTTTTGTCTTATATATTAGATGAACACACACCTGCTTACGGGAATAAAAATAAATTTGTACAAATAAAAAAAAGTGATATTTTAAAAGGGGATGTTGCTAATGATACAACAATATCTACTACTGTTCATATAGGTACACATATAGATATGCCCTACCACTTTTATGAAAAGGGACAGACTGTTAAGGATTTTAATGCTGATTTTTGGGTATTTAAAAAACCACTCATTGTAGAGATAGTTCAAGAAGAGTTAATTATAAATGAAAAATTGACAGCAAGATTAAAAAACATCACAGATATTGGTTATGATATTTTAATTGTAAAAACAGGTATTTGTAATAGTCGAAATAGTGAAAAATTTTGGAAAGAGAATTATGGTTTTCATGGAGATATTTATAATTTTTTAATAGAAAATTTTCCATCTATCAGAGTGTTTGGATTTGATTCTATCTCTGTATCTAGTTTTCAAAACAGAGAATTAGGAAGAGAATCCCATAAAAGGTTTTTAAATCCCCAAAAACCTATACTTTTACTTGAAGATATGGATTTAAGAAGTATTAGCGAAAATGTACAGTTTAAAGAGATTATAGTGTCACCGTTTAGAATATCTCAGTGTGATGGCTTACCATGTACTGTATTTGGAATATTACATGATTAA
- a CDS encoding phosphoglycerate dehydrogenase, producing MNIVATSPSFSKNKILQEEVYKYFPEAKLNLEGKRFNQDELIEYIKDAEALIVGLEPVNEEVLKHCKNLKIISKYGVGLNNLDKKACKKRDIAIGWTGGVNRLSVAEMALGFMLMFSRNLFMTTNELKSGVWNKSGGFQLSGKTVGIVGVGYIGKELVRLLKPFGCKILVNDIINQDEYYTQNDLIEVSKEELYRESDFITVHTPQDESTYNFITLNEMKMMKKTAYLLNTARGGLINENDLKYALKNGIIAGAAIDAYVEEPPTDKEFLELPNLICTPHIGGNAKEAVEAMGMSAIKHLREYYKL from the coding sequence GAATATAGTAGCAACAAGTCCCAGTTTTTCAAAAAATAAGATCTTACAAGAAGAAGTATACAAATATTTTCCAGAGGCTAAGCTAAATTTAGAGGGCAAAAGGTTTAATCAAGATGAGTTGATAGAATATATCAAAGATGCTGAGGCTTTGATAGTTGGACTGGAACCTGTGAATGAAGAAGTGCTCAAGCATTGTAAAAATTTAAAAATAATTTCAAAATATGGTGTTGGTCTTAATAATTTAGATAAAAAAGCATGTAAAAAAAGGGACATAGCTATTGGCTGGACAGGAGGAGTAAATCGTCTTTCAGTAGCAGAGATGGCACTCGGGTTTATGCTTATGTTTAGTCGTAATCTTTTTATGACAACAAATGAACTTAAAAGTGGTGTCTGGAATAAGTCCGGAGGATTTCAACTGAGCGGAAAAACAGTTGGTATAGTTGGCGTGGGTTACATAGGTAAAGAATTAGTGAGACTGTTGAAGCCTTTTGGGTGCAAAATACTTGTGAATGACATTATAAATCAAGATGAATACTATACTCAAAACGATTTGATAGAAGTGAGTAAAGAAGAACTTTACAGAGAGTCTGACTTTATAACAGTGCACACACCGCAAGATGAAAGCACATATAATTTCATAACTTTAAATGAAATGAAAATGATGAAAAAAACAGCATATTTGTTAAATACGGCCAGAGGTGGTCTGATAAATGAAAATGATTTAAAATATGCTTTAAAAAACGGCATAATCGCAGGTGCTGCGATAGATGCTTATGTTGAAGAACCACCTACAGATAAAGAATTTTTAGAACTTCCAAATCTTATATGCACACCGCACATTGGTGGAAACGCAAAAGAAGCTGTAGAAGCTATGGGTATGAGCGCTATAAAACATTTAAGAGAGTATTATAAATTATGA